The window TGATGATGGGCATTGGCAATCTGGTGGCCGCCTGCCTGTTCGTCGAATACCTGGCCAATCCCCGCCACGGCATCAATCTCCCGGGCCGCGATGTCGCCTGGATCACCGGGGTCATCCCCGTCATCTTCAGGGCGCTGTGCAGCTATCCTTGGGGCCTCATTTATGACAAGGTGGGCCTCTTCACCGTACGCACCATTCTCAACCTCATCTTTGCCGCAGGCATCCTGACGTTTTATCTCGGTCATGGCGTGGTGGCCTGGAGCATCGGCATGGCCCTCTGGGGCATCGCCAATGCCGGAGGCAACGTCACCTGGGGACTCTGGGTGACCAAACTCGCCCCCAAGCAAGCCGTGGCCGAATACATGAGCGTGCACACTTTCCTTACTGGCCTGCGTGGCCTTGTGGCCCCCTACCTGGCCTTCGCCGCCATCGGCGTCATGTCATTCCAGACACTCAGCATCCTTTGCGGCATCGCCATCATCGCCGCCAGCGCCTTCATCACCGTCCGTGCCCGTGGCAGCGATGATGAAACCCGACGTCGGCTGGGTCCCCGGGAAAGATTGTAAAGCGAAGGTCCAAGGCTCCCCCCTTTGACCTCTTGACCTCTTGACCTCTTGACCTCTTGACCTCTTGACCTCTTGACCTCTTGACCTCTTGACCTCTTGACCTCTTGACCTCTTGACCTCTTGACCTCTTGACCTCTTGACCGTTACCTCCCCCATGCCTCGCACCGCCATCCTCAACGTCGTCGGCCTCACCCGCCGCCTCATCGGTGAGCACACGCCAAACATTCGCGCTTTTGTCGAACGGAACCGCCTGGCCCTGATCGAGCCCGTACTGCCAGCCGTCACCTGCACGGCCCAAGCGACCTACGCCACCGGCAAAGCCCCGCGCGACCATGGAGCCGTGGCAAACGGGTGGTATGACCGTGACTATGCCGAGCACCGTTTTTGGAAGCAGCCCGAGCAACTGGTGCAGGGCGAAAAGCTCTGGGACATGCTGCGCAAGCAAGACCGCGACTTCACCTGCGCCAAAGTCTTCTGGTGGTATAACATGCATTCCACGGCGGATTACACCATCACCCCACGCCCCCTTTACCTCTCGGATGGCGGCAAGGTCTTTGACATCCACACGCAGCCCATGGGCCTGCGGGACCGACTGAAAAAAGACCTCGGTGCCTTTCCCTTCATGAACTTCTGGGGCCCAGCCTCCGGCATCGAATCCACTCGCTGGATCGCCGCCAGCGCCAAATGGATCGAGGAAAAACACTGGCCCTCCCTCAGCCTCGTTTACTTGCCCCACCTCGACTACAACCTGCAGCGTGTGGGGCTAAACATGCCCCTCATTGCCGAAGATCTGCGCCAGGTGGATGAAGTGGTAGGCGACCTCATCAAGTTTTACGAGCGCCGCCAAATCCAGGTCATCCTCCTCTCCGAATACGGCATCACCGATGTGGACCAGCCCGTGCATCTGAACCGCATCTTTCGTGAGCATCATTGGTTATCCATCAAGGATGAACTGGGCACGGAGACGCTGGATCTCGGCGGCAGCCGCGCCTTTGCCATTGCCGATCACCAACTGGCCCACATCTACGTCAACGATCCGTCACTCCTGAACGAAGTGCGCGCCGTGCTGGAGCAGACCCCCGGCGTGCAGCAGGTGCTCGGCAAGATGGAAAAGCATTACGCCGGGCTGAATCACGAACGCAGCGGTGACCTCATCGCCATTGCCGATGCCCGCAGTTGGTTCACCTATTATTACTGGACCGATGACGCCAAGGCCCCCGAATTCGCCCGCTGTGTGGACATCCACCGCAAATGTGGTTATGACCCCGTGGAGCTTTTCCTGGACTCAAAGATCCGCTTCCCCAAGCTCAAAATCGGCCTCAAGCTCGCCAAGAAGATGCTCGGCTTCCGCATGAAAATGGATGTCATTCCGCTGGATGCCACCCTGGTCAAAGGCAGCCATGGCCGCATCCCCGAGGACGTCGAGGACTGGCCGGTGCTGATTGGCGACCTCCCGCATCTCCCACGCGCCAGCTCACTCCAGGCCACGCAAGTATGCGGCCAGCTCTATGAAGCTTGCACACGGGCAGCCTCCTCTTGAGCCCTCGGCGTTTACGCCTTGGTGATGCGCTTCCAGAAAAAGTCCAGTTCCCTGGCCAGCACGGTCATCACTTGGGTTGGTTCAGCCTGCACAGCCCCGGTTTCAGCATCCTTGATGATGCGCTGCATCGCATAGAGCGCCGCCACGCTCGTCGCATCCAGATGCACCGCGTCCAGGTGCGGCTTCAGCGGTAGGGGCAGAGTCTCCCCGGCATAAAGGGCCTGCCAGGCCGGATGTTCACGATCCGATTTGAAAGTCACCAGCTTGAGCTTCACCTGCGGTTCGCCATCGCGCTCCGCATCCCCAGCAAGATCCACCAGACGGCCTGCGGCAAAACCCGCCAAGACCCGCCAGTAAGCCCCATCAGAGAAAGGAGCCAGACCAAATAAAAGTTCAACGCCCTGGATGGACCACACCATCGTCTGGCGGCCAGTCAGCCCCGGCAGTTCATGCTCACTGAAACGCACGAGTGGGAAACGACGCCCCGCAAGCCGGATCAGTTCCCCCAGCTTCACATAGTCCAGGGGCTGTGACTCAGCCTCGGCAGCCATTTGCAAGCGCAACGCCTCAAAACGTCCCAGCAATGCATCGCCAGGCTTGGCCACAGGAACAGGGGTGGCCGCCGCAGGCGAGGGCACAACCGATGGCGTCACAGGTTGAGCCGGAACATTCAGACGTTCGGGAGGAATGTCTGCCAGCTCATCCAGCACCCGAGTTTTGCTGCCGGGCTGACGCAGATGATGCAGCATTTCACGCAGCTTCACAAAGGCATCGGCCGAGGGTGAAACCGCTGTCGCCATGGCAGGTCCTGCATTGCCTCCAGAGGAACCCGAAGGCCGCCAATCCGTGGCTGAAGAGGACAAATTCGGCGAAGAAGAAGGCTCCGAAACAGGAGCTTCGTGCGCCGGAGCCGCTTCCTCAATTTGCGATGGAGGCGGAGAAAACGAAACGGGAGGCTCATTTTGTGGCAAGGCCGCCTGTGGCTCGGCCAGACTCGCCGCCATCTGCTGCACTTCGGCGGAGGTCGGATCGTCAAAGATGGAGGGCATGCCCTCCGTCTCATCGGTCGGGGTTGTCTCCGTCATCAGGGAGATGGCCGGCATGGCGTCATCCGCCAGGGAAGGTACCGACAGTTCACTGTTATCCGCTTTGCCCGTAACGGACAAAGGCACAGAGTTCTGGAAAATCTGCCACTGCCGGGCGCAATGGCGCAAAAACACACGGGCGGAGACCGAACCGATGGGCCGCCCCAAAAAATGCTGCTTCACATCCACAAACGACTCAAACTCTGCCGCATCGTCTGCGGCAACGCCCGCCTGCTCCAGTCGCAGCCGCAGCAGGGCCACAGCATCCGTTTCACGCAGCCCCCGCAGCAGGACCTGACTGGCCGTAAGCCGATCTTCCAGGGCGCTGGGCAGGTGGTGGCCAAAGGTAGCCTGCCACACATCCTGATTCAGGCTCAACAGCACATGCAGGCCCTGAGTATCCACCAGGTCCATCAGCAAAGCGGCAATGGTCACGCCCGCCGTCGGGTTGCGATAGTAGCCATCCAGGTGATCCACCATCAGCACCACGGGCCGCCAGAGTCCGAGCATCCGGAACCATGTTGGCAGGCCGGTTTCATGATCCGGTGCCGCCAGGTCCTGCATCACGGCGAGGCTCTCGCGCTCCCCTTCAAAAGCCTGCCCCATCATGGCCTCCAGCCAGGCATCGGCAACATCCGTCCGCAGGGGCAACTGCCGCGCGACCCGACGTGCGAGGATCGGGCGCAGACCGGCGGAATGCTTGCGCAACCAGTCGCCGATCATGTGGGCGGAACCGTCCTTGTCGAAAACATCCGCCACCGGGCCTGAAAGCACCCGCAGAGCCTGTTCAGGGTTCGCGCTGGGCACCAGACCTTCTTGGATCAAATCATGCAGGAGATGGGCGACCAGCCCGGCACATACCTCCCGCAGACGGGACCACGAAGGCTGTTCACCTTTAGCCACGCTCAAGGCTTCCAGCCCTCGCCGCGTGACAGTCGTCAGATTCAGCGCATCCCCGGTACGAAAGGCCAGCGGCACCATCACCACACCGGTCCCCGCCGCAGCCACCACCCGGCCTAGCAGGTGCGTCTTGCCATACCCGGCGCGAGGAGCCGTCAGCAGCATCAGCGGTGCGCCCGTGCGGTTTTCCACTGACTCCAGCAACTGGTCCAGCACATCCTCATTGAGTCCGCCGACAGAGTCTGCCTCTCCCACCACCATCGGCCCCGAACAGACATCGGCAGCAAATGGATTGCCAAAGCTCATGGCGGAACCCATTTCGGCAGGCGGAGAAGTGATGGAGGATTCAGAGCTACCCACAAGAGACCAAGTTCAATTTTTTCTGCTATCCAGTATTAACTATTGAAACTATTCCCCGATACAAAAAATTAAAGCAGAGACTTCGTTTATTTGCGAAAATTTGCACTTTCGCAAAATTGAAATCTCGTTTTTGAGCAAGGCCTCCCGCCACGGCTTCTCACCTGTCTTTCTGCTGTTCTAGAACTCAGCGATACAAAGGCCAAAAGATTGGGACCAAAAGCAAGATGACGGCGAGAGTAATCACGGTCAGTCCGCTGCCCACCTTGATGAAGTCACTGAAGCGATACTTGCCCGGCCCATAGACGAGAATGCAACTCGGCTCAAAAGGCGTCAGCACCGAGATGCTGGCACTCAGCATGATCGCAATACCAAAGGCCCGGGGATCCGCCCCCAGCTTTTCCGCCGCTTGCAGGGCAATGGGCAGAACCACCAAAGCAGCCGCCGCATTCGACATCGGCTGTGTCAGCAAGATCGTCAGGACACAAAAACCCGCCATCACGGTGAGGGCTCCATAGGGACTCAGCCAGTGGGTCACCACGCCAGCCAGCAGGGCATCCGCGCCCGACTTGGCCATAGCCGTGCCAAAAGCGGTCATGCCGCCAATGAGAATCAGCAGACGCCAGTCAATGTTTTCGTAAGCTGTGTCCAGCGTGATGCAGCGAGTGGCCAGCGCGATCAGCGCCGCCAGAAGAAAGGCGATGGACGCCGGCAAAAAGCCCAGGCTGCTAGCCGTCACCGCCACCGCAAAGGCAATCAAGGTGGCTATGCCGCGCTTGCGCGCACTGGTGGCATAGCTGTGCTCGGTGATGACGACCATTTCGGCCTCCTGCTCGAATTTTTGAAAGCGGTCGTACGGCCCCTGCAGCAGCAAAAGGTCCCCCGCGTGCAGCACCACATCCGCCATGTGGTCATTCAGTGTGCGGTCCCCGCGCAGCAGCGCCAGAACAGAGAGTCCCGTGCGACGTCTGAAATTGCTGCTCCGCAGAGTCTGGCCCACGAGGCTGGAGCGGGGCGTCAGCACCACCTCGGCCACACTGGCATCGCTGGTATCCACTCCAGAACGGCGCAGTTGCACGTCTTCCTGAATGTCGATGCCCTCGATCTTCTTCACCTTGATCAGGTTCTGTACTTTGCCCGCGACGAGGACAATGTCCCCCTCCTCAAACTGGGTATGGGGGCCAATGGGCAGTTCCATCTCATGGCGACGCAGTTTCACCACCTGGAATTCCAGGACCGAAAAATCCGACTGAAAGGCGACCTGGCCAATCAGCGGCGAACTCGGCAGGATGACCACCTCCGAAAGGTATTCCCGAATGTGGGCATCGCCGTTGGCATGCTCGGCGCGATCCCTTTCGGGCACCCATTTCATTCCCACCAGGACGAGGTAGATCAGGCCAGTGATGAAGATGACCAGCCCGATGGGAGTGATTTCAAACATCCCCACCTCCTCCAGCCCCCGGTGCTTCATCGCACCACTCACAGCCACATTGGTAGAGGTGCCGATCAACGTGCAAGTGCCGCCCAAAATGGAGGCAAAGGACAACGGCATGAGCAACCGCGAGGGCGAAATCTTCAGCCGTCTGGCCATGCCAATGACCGGTCCCAGAAACATGGCCGTCACCGTGGTATTGTTCATGAAGGCCGAAATCATCCCGACCCCACTCATCATGCCCGTAACGACCCTTCGTGGATGGCCCCCAGTGGCCCGCGCCAGCAAGCTCCCCAGACTGTCCAGCACCCCGGTGTCCCGCAGGGCTGCACCAATGACAAAAATGGACCCCAGCATCACGATCACCTCATTGCCAAAGCCCGCAAAAGCCTCCCTCACATCCAGGATGCCAGTCATTACTAGGACGCAAAGCAGGCCCAGCGTCACCAGATCCACCGAGATTTTCTCCGTGGCAAAAAGCACAACAGCGGCCAGCAGCAGACCAATGACAAGATAAGGTTCCATGAAGGAGCGGCGACAATCGGCAGGATGCGCCGGATGACGAGTGATTAAATCTTTACTTCAGCCTCAATAAACCTCGGTTACGGAGCGCGCCCCTCTTCCACATCCATGAGATCAAAGAAGGTCAAGATGTCCTCCCGGTGCCCCAGACCCGCCTCTTCCCGCTGCTTGATCAACCCTGGTATAGCGGCATCCCGCCAGCCTCGCTTCATCATGAAGCCATTGAAAATCTCCACATGCTCCTTGTCGGGGCGCTGCCCCTTTTGAAAGCACCACTCCAGCACCTCTTCATCCGTTCCACCGGCCAGTGTCCGCTCGCTGAGGTCGGCAAAGCTCACCCCAAGAAGGCAGCAGATGCGGTCATCAAAGGTGCGGCTGCCAGGAATGACATCCAGATGGTACCCTGGCGGCAGTCCCTCCTTCGCATGAAGGCGGATTTTGTCCAAAATGCGGCCAAACACCATGATGCCGCCGACCATGTCGCGAGGGGAACGAAGAGGAAATGCCATAGATCTCTTCATAGCGCATGAAATCGGCCTTGGTCAACGGTCGCTCATTCGTGAGAACTAACCTAGGAGCTTCAAGTTCAAATTCAGATTTCGCAGGTGACAATCCCGCCAGCCAAGATTACCTCCGCCCCTCATTCTCCCGATCATGTCTAGTCATTCTACCCTAAATCACCGTCAAAAGGCACTTCTCGGACTGCTCTCTGCAACCGCCCTTTTTCTGCCTCTGGCTGCTGAAGCCCAGCTCGGTGTTTCCCCCTCTCAAAACGCCGCGTTCCTGACGGAATTGCGTGCCCGTGATCCAAAGCGTGCCGATGAAAACCGCGATGTGCTGGGAGATGCCCGTGAAAAGCTGGAAACTGGCCGTGCCTTGTCTCGCCCAGAAGTTTTCAGCTTCAGTGCGGCCAACCCTCGCCGTTTGAATGCGGACCTCACAGGGTTCCCAAGCCAATATCAGCTCGGTCGTTCCTACCTCAGTCCCTGGTATGATGGCGTGGTCGCTCCAGACAACACGCTGCAAAAAGCCGCTGGTATCAATGCAGGTTTTGCCTTCGAGCAGGGCTTTGAATACAATTCAGCCATCAACGGCGGCAAAGGCGGGCTCATCCTCTCCTCCACCCTTCTTTTTGATGGCAGCTACAAACTGGCAGACAATCAGCGCCTGACCCTCACTGGCGGCCTCGGTTTCAACTGGGTCTCCGGCAATGACCAGATCAACTGGAGCTTCTTCAGCGACGAATTCGGCCTTGCCGTCCTGCCCGGCACATCCCTGGCCTATGACGCCCAGTTCGGCCCCATTTCCCTGACGCTCTATGATCGCGTCAGCGTCCGCCCCTATTTCGGCATCTTGCAAAATGACCTGGGCATCGCAGGCACCTGGCAGATCGCCCCTGCCCTTTCCTGGACACTGAACTACACCCACAGCACCAGCCATGATGTGGATGGCAATTACTTCGGCAGCGTCCTACCCGTGGCAGATCTGGACACCTTCTCCTCCATCCTCAGTTACGATATCAATGCCGCCCTCAGCGTCGGCCTGGAAGGTGCGCTCAACTGGCTGGATCACGACAATGACGAAGTGGCCAATGATGGCACGCTCTGGAACATCGGTGCCTTCGTTGCCTGGAAACTCAGCGACAATGCCCGCCTGCGCGTGGCCACTGGTTACCAGCACCAGGAATTCGACAACACCGCCTTCTTCGCCTTCATCCCGCCCTTCTTCGTGATCCCCAATGATTCATCGGATCTCAGCGAGCCCTACTACTCCATCAGCTTCAGCCAGCGTCTTAGCGACCGCTTCAGTCACGAACTGGCAGTCGGTTACGAGTCCAACCTTGATTTCGGGTCCAACTTCACCAGCTCCCACTACGTGAATTACGGCCTCACCGCCGACACCTGGAAAGGCGGCCGCATTACCGCCAGCGGCTTCGTGGAACACAGTGACCAGTCGGCCAGCTTCAATTCCGGTCGGTTCACCAGCTTCGGACTGGACCTGCATCTGGCCCAACAGATCACCTCCAGGCTTACCGCCGGCTTTGGTTATTCCTATGCCCGTTTCGAAACGGATATCAGCAACACTTTCGGTAACACCGCCACCAAGTTTAATCAGCACATACTGGGTCTGAATCTGGCCTATGCTCTCAATGCCAGAACGCAGGTGAATCTCGGCTACCAGTCCTTCCTTTTCACCCAGGGTGGCACCCCCAGGGCTGACCATCACCGAGTGATGCTGGGCCTGCGTTTCCAGTTCTAAAACCGTGCATCCGACAAACCCGGCTCCGTCAAACGAGCCGGGTTTTTTCATGGGTATTTTGGGAGGCGGGACTCAATACAAATCATCCGAACCGCCCACTGTCTGCAAACTTGGGGCGACATCTTCCCCCAAGGATGAATCCACCCAGAGTTTGTCCTCCACATAACCGAGAGCCTGGGGCAACTGCTGCACAATTGTTGTGATCTGCCTTTCCAGTTCACGAATGAAGGACTCAATCGATGCCGCAAAATCCTCTTTGGCCAGCGACCCTGAGGCGGCATTCAGGCACACCTCCAAAATCGTCTCGTTCACAAAGGGTTCTAGCCCATAACCGATCATGGCCACCGCTCGGCTTCGGGGCACATCCACTAAAAAAAGAACACCCCGGTTGTCCCCGCCTCTTTCGACGGCGCTGAACAGGCTGCCTTTGTTGAACAGCCAAAAGGCATGCAACGCCAAAGGGACTTCAGGAGAAAGATCAGCTAAGACCGATGCAAAGCTGACCTGCGGAAACCGCTGGTGCAGGGCATGCACTGCACGCTGGACTGAATGCCGTCTCCCCTTAGACAAAACCTTGGCCACATCCGCCACCGGTCCACTCAGCATCGGCGGGATGCCCATGGACTGCGCCAGTGCATCCAGTGAAAACCCGCACTGCGTGCAGGCCTGGTCATGCTCCAGGGCAGGATGTCGGCAGGCAGGGCAGCGCATGACAGCAAAGAGAATGCGCAGGCGGCGCGGCGCAATGCCTTTCACGCCGCCTTTTTCCGTCCAGCTCAGGCAACCTCGCTGGAAGCTGGGATGTAGGGGTCTTCATGCAGAACCGGGCGTTTGGCCCCACTCAGCAACTTGATCCACTCCACCAAACAGCCGAAAAAGATGATCGCCACCGCCACCAGGAAGAAGCCGGTCACCCAGGCATCTACCAGACCGTTGAACTTCAGGTGCCCCCAGTCGGACAACTCTTTGGCAGTGCCACCTGCGGCGATCTTACCCGCATACAGGTCCACCTGAGCGAGGAAGCCCATGCTCGGATTCTTGTCGAACAGCTTGATGTAACCCGCCGTGAAGGTGGCCGTGATGAGCAGCGCCAGCGGAGCCAGCGTCACAGCGATGTATCGAGCCTTGCCCATCTTGATCAAAATGGTCGTCCCCAGACAGAAGGCGATCACCGCTAGAAGCTGGTTCGCGATGCCAAACAAAGGCCAAAGGGTGTTGATGCCGCCGAGAGGATCCACCACCCCCTGATAGAGGAAGTAACCCCACATGGCCACAAGCATAGCACTGGCAAAGACGTTGGCTGGCAGACTCTTCGTATTGCCGAGCGGCTTCCAGATGTTGCCCATGAAATCCTGGAGAATGAAGCGGCCCACACGAGTTCCGGCATCAATCGTCGTGAGAATGAAGAGCGCCTCAAACATGATGGCGAAGTGGTACCAAAAGGCCATCCACTGAGCGCCAAAAGCGCGGGCGAAGAGCTGGGCCATGCCCACAGCAAAGGTCGGTGCCCCCCCGGCGCGTCCAAACATGGTCTTTTCACCAATGTCGGTCGCCAACTGGTTCATGCCCGCCACCGTCACGGGGTAGGCCCCGTTTTCCAGCGCACTGATCGTGGCCACCACCTGCTCAGGCGACATGGTTTTGTTGATGCCCGCATTGATGGCGAAGTATTCGCCCGGCTGCAGCGCACAGGCGGCGACCAACGCCATCAGGGCCACCAGCATCTCAGTAACCATGGCTCCATAGGCCACGCTGCGGATGCTGCCTTCACGGTCCAGCAACTTCGGTGTGGTACCGCTGGAGATCAGTGCATGGAAACCGGAGATGGCCCCGCAAGCGATGGTGATGAACACAAAAGGAAACACCGCGCCGAGGAACACAGGCCCGGTGCCATCAATGAACTTCGTGATCTTCGGCATGTGCAGTTCCGGTGCGACAAAGATGACTGCAATCGCCAGCACCGCCACCGTGCCGATTTTCATGAAGGTGCTGAGGTAGTCACGAGGTGCCAAAAGCATCCAGACCGGCAGGACCGAAGCAGCGAAGCCGTAGATCATAATCGCCCAGGCCATCCATTCGCCGCGCTGCTCAAAGTAGTGCTCAATTCCCCAGGCTCCGAGTTTGCTACCCGCCCAAACCCCTACCAGCAGCCCCACGATCCCAAAAATCGTCACGGCTTTGACACTGATCTTAAAGATGGTGTGCCCCACGCCCATGCAGAACGCCAGTGGGATAGTCATGGCGATGGTGAAAAGGCCCCACGGGCTCTCTGCCAGAGCCTTCACAACGACCAGCCCCAGCACAGCGAGCAGGATGGTCATGATGGCGAGCACTGAAATCATCGCCACAAAACCGACGAGAGGGTTCACCTCCTCCTTCAGCATCTGCCCGACGGATTTTCCACCGCGGCGGATGGAGGCAAACATCACAATCGCATCATGCACCCCGCCGCCCAGCGTGGCACCGATAAGAATCCACAGCATGCCTGGCAGGTAACCAAACTGCGCCGCCAGCACCGGGCCGACCAGCGGTCCAGGACCCGCAATGGCCGCAAAGTGGTGACCGAAAACGACCCACTTGTTCGTCGGCACAAAGTCTTTGCCGTCCTTTTTGGTATGGGCAGGTGTTGAGCGTTCGTCATCCAGCATCAGCACCTTCGTGATCAGCCACTTGCTGTAAAAGCGGTAGGCCACCGCAAAGGAACACAGCCCGGCTACCACAATCCACAGGGCATTGATCGTCTCACCTTTATGAAAGGCCGAAAAAGCCACCGAACCTGCACCAAGCGCAGAGATGGCGATCCAAAGAAGAATGCGAAGGAATTTGGGCATAGCTGGGACGGCAGATTAAAGGGACGGGCTCAATGAGCAAGAAAGAAGGCAGCCTTGGAACGTCCTTGGACAGTGATTTTCACCAGCCAGGGTAAAAGGAACGCCAAAATGGGGCGCTTCCGCCCCTTTGTACCGTCTTTTCCCGGCAACTGGGGCTGTTCAGACCGTGCGTTTCACCACGATCTGCTGCTGGCGGGTCTTGAGGATGCTGTCGCTGGGCAGGATGCCCGTAAAGCTACTCAAAGGATAAACAATGCTCCGGCGGCCGATCAGGCTGCCGGGATTGATGACGCTGTTGCAGCCAATTTCGGCATGATCCCCGATGATCGCGCCAAATTTGCGCAGCCCCGTTGGGATCGCTTTCTTGGAGTCTGAAATGGTCACTTCGCCCCGGTCCAGCCGGACATTGGAAAGCACCACGCCGGCCCCCAGGTGAGCCTTGTAGCCCAGGATGGAATCCCCCACATAATTGTAATGAGGCACTTCACAGTGGTCGAAAATGACACAGTTCTTGAACTCGCAGGAATTGCCCAGCACGCAGGCATTTCCCACGATGACATTCTCGCGAATGTAACATCCCGCACGGATCATGCAGTTCTTACCAATCCAGGCCGGTCCCTTGATGACCGCGCCCGGCTCAATGGTGGTACCTTCATCAATGAAAACATCCTCCCCAATGAACGCCCCCTGG is drawn from Prosthecobacter algae and contains these coding sequences:
- a CDS encoding UDP-N-acetylglucosamine diphosphorylase, whose amino-acid sequence is MFSPADFLDLAHTQHSILFTPTDPVWSALAKIESYLDFRLQRELRCPIPQGAFIGEDVFIDEGTTIEPGAVIKGPAWIGKNCMIRAGCYIRENVIVGNACVLGNSCEFKNCVIFDHCEVPHYNYVGDSILGYKAHLGAGVVLSNVRLDRGEVTISDSKKAIPTGLRKFGAIIGDHAEIGCNSVINPGSLIGRRSIVYPLSSFTGILPSDSILKTRQQQIVVKRTV
- a CDS encoding nucleotide pyrophosphatase/phosphodiesterase family protein, whose protein sequence is MPRTAILNVVGLTRRLIGEHTPNIRAFVERNRLALIEPVLPAVTCTAQATYATGKAPRDHGAVANGWYDRDYAEHRFWKQPEQLVQGEKLWDMLRKQDRDFTCAKVFWWYNMHSTADYTITPRPLYLSDGGKVFDIHTQPMGLRDRLKKDLGAFPFMNFWGPASGIESTRWIAASAKWIEEKHWPSLSLVYLPHLDYNLQRVGLNMPLIAEDLRQVDEVVGDLIKFYERRQIQVILLSEYGITDVDQPVHLNRIFREHHWLSIKDELGTETLDLGGSRAFAIADHQLAHIYVNDPSLLNEVRAVLEQTPGVQQVLGKMEKHYAGLNHERSGDLIAIADARSWFTYYYWTDDAKAPEFARCVDIHRKCGYDPVELFLDSKIRFPKLKIGLKLAKKMLGFRMKMDVIPLDATLVKGSHGRIPEDVEDWPVLIGDLPHLPRASSLQATQVCGQLYEACTRAASS
- a CDS encoding DUF5069 domain-containing protein produces the protein MAFPLRSPRDMVGGIMVFGRILDKIRLHAKEGLPPGYHLDVIPGSRTFDDRICCLLGVSFADLSERTLAGGTDEEVLEWCFQKGQRPDKEHVEIFNGFMMKRGWRDAAIPGLIKQREEAGLGHREDILTFFDLMDVEEGRAP
- a CDS encoding SLC13 family permease, which encodes MEPYLVIGLLLAAVVLFATEKISVDLVTLGLLCVLVMTGILDVREAFAGFGNEVIVMLGSIFVIGAALRDTGVLDSLGSLLARATGGHPRRVVTGMMSGVGMISAFMNNTTVTAMFLGPVIGMARRLKISPSRLLMPLSFASILGGTCTLIGTSTNVAVSGAMKHRGLEEVGMFEITPIGLVIFITGLIYLVLVGMKWVPERDRAEHANGDAHIREYLSEVVILPSSPLIGQVAFQSDFSVLEFQVVKLRRHEMELPIGPHTQFEEGDIVLVAGKVQNLIKVKKIEGIDIQEDVQLRRSGVDTSDASVAEVVLTPRSSLVGQTLRSSNFRRRTGLSVLALLRGDRTLNDHMADVVLHAGDLLLLQGPYDRFQKFEQEAEMVVITEHSYATSARKRGIATLIAFAVAVTASSLGFLPASIAFLLAALIALATRCITLDTAYENIDWRLLILIGGMTAFGTAMAKSGADALLAGVVTHWLSPYGALTVMAGFCVLTILLTQPMSNAAAALVVLPIALQAAEKLGADPRAFGIAIMLSASISVLTPFEPSCILVYGPGKYRFSDFIKVGSGLTVITLAVILLLVPIFWPLYR
- a CDS encoding TPM domain-containing protein, which produces MRCPACRHPALEHDQACTQCGFSLDALAQSMGIPPMLSGPVADVAKVLSKGRRHSVQRAVHALHQRFPQVSFASVLADLSPEVPLALHAFWLFNKGSLFSAVERGGDNRGVLFLVDVPRSRAVAMIGYGLEPFVNETILEVCLNAASGSLAKEDFAASIESFIRELERQITTIVQQLPQALGYVEDKLWVDSSLGEDVAPSLQTVGGSDDLY
- a CDS encoding carbon starvation CstA family protein is translated as MPKFLRILLWIAISALGAGSVAFSAFHKGETINALWIVVAGLCSFAVAYRFYSKWLITKVLMLDDERSTPAHTKKDGKDFVPTNKWVVFGHHFAAIAGPGPLVGPVLAAQFGYLPGMLWILIGATLGGGVHDAIVMFASIRRGGKSVGQMLKEEVNPLVGFVAMISVLAIMTILLAVLGLVVVKALAESPWGLFTIAMTIPLAFCMGVGHTIFKISVKAVTIFGIVGLLVGVWAGSKLGAWGIEHYFEQRGEWMAWAIMIYGFAASVLPVWMLLAPRDYLSTFMKIGTVAVLAIAVIFVAPELHMPKITKFIDGTGPVFLGAVFPFVFITIACGAISGFHALISSGTTPKLLDREGSIRSVAYGAMVTEMLVALMALVAACALQPGEYFAINAGINKTMSPEQVVATISALENGAYPVTVAGMNQLATDIGEKTMFGRAGGAPTFAVGMAQLFARAFGAQWMAFWYHFAIMFEALFILTTIDAGTRVGRFILQDFMGNIWKPLGNTKSLPANVFASAMLVAMWGYFLYQGVVDPLGGINTLWPLFGIANQLLAVIAFCLGTTILIKMGKARYIAVTLAPLALLITATFTAGYIKLFDKNPSMGFLAQVDLYAGKIAAGGTAKELSDWGHLKFNGLVDAWVTGFFLVAVAIIFFGCLVEWIKLLSGAKRPVLHEDPYIPASSEVA